A region from the Vicia villosa cultivar HV-30 ecotype Madison, WI linkage group LG3, Vvil1.0, whole genome shotgun sequence genome encodes:
- the LOC131660081 gene encoding protein unc-13 homolog: MAQLFRDLSLGHSKRESTPSPPLKIMPPKKPPTLPADDLPSPLGQLSTNLSDSELALTAYEIFVAACRTSSGKPLSSSIANSVSNSHSGSPSQNSVGGIQRSITSTAASKVKKAFGLRSPGSGSKKSPGSGSGSGSGLGKVKRPLTVGELMRNQMRVSDGMDSRVRRALLRISAGQVGRRIESVVVPLELMQQLKASDFTDQQEYDEWQKRTLKVLEAGLILHPYIPLEKSNSAGQRLRQIIHGALDRPIETGKNNESMQVLRSAVMTLANRSYDGSLTDSCHWADGVPLNLRLYEMLLQSCFDVNDESSIIDDFDELMEQIKKTWGILGLNQTYHNLCFTWVLFHRFVATGQMDLELLSDSDGQLAEVAKDAKTTKDSEYSKILSSTLTSILGWAEKRLLAYHETFDRGNVETMEGIVSLGVAAAKILLEDVSTEYRRRRKTEVNVARERIETYIRSSLRTAFAQIMEKADSSRRASRNQPNALPLLAILAKDVGSLAMNEKLVFSPILKRWHPLAAGLAVATLHACYGNEMKQFIAGITELTPDAVQVLRAADQLEKDLVQIAVEDSVDSEDGGKAVIREMPPYEAEGAIANLVKIWIKTRIDRLKDWVDRNLQQELWSPQANQEGYAPSSVEVLRIINETLDAFFQLPIPMHPALLPDVMHGLDRCLQYYVAKAKSGCGSRNTFIPTMPALTRCTIGSKFQGFGKKKEKSPNPQKRNSQVATNGDSSFGVPQLCVRMNTLQWILGEFDVLEKRIITLLRNSESAREEHFSNGLASKFELSSAACLEGIQQLCEAAAYRIVFHDLSHVLWDGLYVGDPSSSRIDPFLQELERNLMFISDNVNEKIRTRIITEIMRASFDGFLFVLLAGGPSRAFSKKDSQIIEDDFKFLKELFWANGDGLPSEIIDKFATTLRSILPLFRTDTESLIEQFRRLTLETYKSSARSRIPLPPTSGQWSPTEPNTLLRVLCHRNDESASKFLKKTYDLPKKL; this comes from the exons ATGGCtcaactcttcagagacctatcgTTAGGCCATTCCAAGAGAGAATCAACACCGTCACCGCCGttaaagataatgcctccaaaaaAACCACCTACTCTCCCCGCCGACGATCTCCCCTCACCGCTCGGTCAACTTTCCACCAACCTCTCCGATTCGGAACTCGCCCTAACCGCCTACGAGATCTTCGTCGCCGCGTGCCGGACTTCGTCTGGTAAGCCGCTGAGTTCGTCTATTGCTAACTCGGTTTCGAATAGTCATTCTGGCTCGCCGAGTCAGAACTCGGTTGGTGGTATTCAGCGATCGATTACTTCTACGGCGGCTAGTAAGGTTAAGAAGGCGTTTGGATTGAGATCGCCCGGGTCGGGTAGTAAGAAGAGTCCTGGTTCCGGTTCGGGTTCTGGTTCGGGTTTGGGGAAAGTGAAACGGCCGTTGACGGTTGGGGAGCTTATGAGGAATCAGATGAGGGTTTCGGATGGGATGGATTCGCGTGTTAGACGTGCGTTGCTCAGGATTTCGGCTGGACAG GTTGGAAGAAGGATTGAGTCTGTGGTGGTTCCGCTTGAGCTAATGCAGCAGCTCAAGGCTTCGGATTTTACTGATCAGCAAGAGTATGATGAATGGCAGAAGAGGACACTTAAGGTTCTGGAGGCTGGTTTAATTTTGCATCCTTACATACCTTTGGAGAAATCCAACTCTGCTGGGCAGAGGCTACGTCAGATTATTCATGGTGCTTTGGATAGGCCAATTGAAACCGGAAAGAACAATGAGTCCATGCAGGTTCTTCGTAGTGCTGTTATGACTCTTGCGAATAGGTCGTATGATGGATCTCTCACTGATTCATGCCACTGGGCAGATGGGGTTCCTTTGAATCTCAGGCTTTATGAAATGCTTCTACAATCCTGCTTTGATGTTAATGATGAGTCATCgattattgatgattttgatgagcTAATGGAACAAATTAAGAAGACCTGGGGAATACTTGGATTAAACCAGACATATCATAATCTCTGTTTTACTTGGGTTTTATTTCACCGATTTGTTGCTACTGGCCAGATGGACTTGGAGCTTCTGTCAGATTCTGATGGCCAGCTAGCTGAAGTTGCAAAAGATGCTAAGACAACAAAAGATTCCGAGTATTCCAAAATTTTGAGTTCGACGTTGACTTCAATATTGGGATGGGCAGAGAAAAGGCTTCTTGCATACCATGAAACTTTTGACCGTGGTAACGTTGAAACTATGGAGGGAATAGTCTCTTTAGGGGTAGCAGCAGCTAAGATATTGCTTGAAGACGTATCTACCGAGTATCGCCGGAGGAGAAAAACTGAAGTCAACGTGGCCCGGGAGAGAATTGAAACTTACATCAGGTCATCTCTACGTACTGCCTTTGCCCAG ATAATGGAGAAAGCAGACTCAAGCAGGAGGGCATCAAGAAACCAGCCAAATGCTCTTCCTCTCCTTGCCATTCTTGCAAAGGATGTAGGCAGCCTGGCAATGAATGAAAAGCTAGTGTTCAGCCCAATACTCAAGAGATGGCATCCTTTGGCAGCAGGTCTTGCTGTGGCTACCCTTCATGCATGCTATGGAAATGAAATGAAGCAATTCATTGCAGGTATCACAGAATTGACCCCAGATGCTGTTCAAGTGTTAAGAGCTGCAGATCAGTTGGAGAAAGACCTTGTGCAGATAGCTGTTGAGGATTCAGTAGACAGTGAGGATGGTGGCAAAGCAGTAATCCGTGAGATGCCTCCTTACGAGGCTGAAGGTGCTATTGCCAATCTTGTAAAAATATGGATTAAGACTAGAATAGACAGACTAAAAGACTGGGTTGATAGAAATCTTCAGCAAGAG CTCTGGAGTCCACAAGCAAATCAGGAAGGATATGCTCCATCTTCTGTTGAAGTTCTGCGAATCATAAATGAGACTCTGGATGCATTCTTTCAGCTTCCTATACCAATGCATCCTGCATTGCTTCCTGATGTGATGCATGGCCTTGACAGATGCCTTCAATATTATGTTGCTAAGGCCAAATCTGGATGTG GATCACGAAATACATTTATTCCAACAATGCCGGCACTGACGAGATGCACTATTGGCTCAAAATTTCAAGGCTTTGGGAAGAAAAAAGAGAAATCTCCAAATCCTCAGAAGAGAAACTCTCAGGTTGCAACAAATGGGGATAGCTCTTTTGGGGTACCACAGCTCTGTGTTCGCATGAATACTTTGCAGTGGATCCTGGGTGAATTTGATGTTCTGGAAAAACGAATAATTACTCTTTTACGAAACTCAGAATCTGCTAGAGAAGAACATTTTTCAAATGGATTAGCAAGTAAGTTTGAACTATCTTCAGCCGCGTGTCTTGAAGGAATTCAGCAACTCTGTGAGGCTGCAGCATATAGAATTGTCTTCCATGATCTAAGCCATGTTTTGTGGGATGGTTTGTATGTTGGGGATCCATCATCTTCCAGGATCGATCCATTTCTTCAGGAACTTGAGCGGAACTTAATGTTCATTTCAGACAATGTTAACGAAAAAATTCGCACCCGTATTATTACTGAGATAATGAGAGCTTCCTTTGATGGATTCTTGTTTGTATTGCTCGCTGGAGGCCCCTCTCGTGCTTTTTCCAAGAAGGACTCCCAGATCATAGAGGATGATTTCAAGTTTCTAAAAGAGTTGTTTTGGGCAAATGGCGATGGTTTGCCTTCTGAAATAATAGACAAGTTTGCAACTACTCTGAGGTCTATCCTCCCTCTTTTCAGGACCGACACAGAGAGCCTCATTGAGCAGTTTAGACGGTTAACACTAGAGACATATAAATCTTCAGCCAGGTCTAGAATTCCATTACCTCCGACTTCTGGACAGTGGAGTCCAACTGAACCAAATACATTATTACGTGTTTTATGCCATAGAAACGATGAATCAGCTTCCAAGTTTCTTAAAAAGACATATGATCTCCCTAAGAAACTTTAA